The genomic segment CCGTACCTCCCCTAAGTCCGTCAAGTTCCTGTTTGGGGGCCTGGCCGGGTAAGCTCAGGCCCCAGGGATGGGACAGGAGGAGGCAGGGACGGGTGCCAGGAACCGGGCCCTGTTCTTTGGGTGTGTTGCAGTGAACCGAGGTGACACGGGGTCATTGCTGTCCCCATCGTATTACGAGGTCCTTGATGGGCTGCTAGGATCTTTTCACCCATCGCAGGGCCCCTTCTGGGCTGCATACACGGCCCCCACCGGGCCACCAGAGTTTCCCAACCCATTGCTTGGCTCTGCGGGGCTGTTTGGGGTTTCAGGTCATTGCATGGCTCCTGCTGGACTACGTGGAGTCCCAGGTCATGAATGCCCACCTCTCCTCCTTGGGTCGGACTGCATGCAATCTCTCGGTCACTGCTTGACACCCTGGGAGCTGCATGGAACACTCATTGCATGGCACCTACTGGACCCCTGGACTTTTCAGACCCGTTGCTCTTGGTACACGCAGAGACTCTTGTACACATGCCCACCAGCCTCCTGAACATGTAGTCAATCGCATGGCAGGCCCTGCCCTTTGTGATCTCTTGTTGCCGGGCTCCAGGGGGCTTTGGTAGATCTGGGACACCTAGCTCTTGACTCCACCCCTGTCTTCCCCCAGGATGGGAGCTACAGTTTTTGTGCAGCCCCTGGACCTAGTGAAGAACCGGATGCAGCTGAGTGGGGAAGGAGCCAAGACACGAGAGTACAAAACCAGCTTCCATGCTCTCACCAGCATTCTGAGGGCAGAAGGGCTGAGGGGCATTTACACCGGGTACTGGGGCCAAAGGATGGGGGTAGCGTGTGGGTTGACAGCTCTAGACTTTGGCTTGATGCACTGACTCCTTCGCTCCCCAGGCTGTCAGCTGGCCTGCTGCGCCAGGCCACCTATACCACTACTCGCCTTGGTATCTATACTGTGCTATTTGAGCGCCTGACTGGGGCTGATGGTACACCCCCTGGCTTTCTGCTGAAGGCCCTGATTGGCATGACTGCAGGTGCAACTGGTGCCTTTGTGGGAACACCAGCTGAGGTGGCTCTTATCCGCATGACCGCTGACGGCCGGTGAGTTCCAGGTCTGAGCCTGTCCCCAGCCCCATTCCCTGGAATCTAGAATGAAAGAACTGATTTCTTATTCTAGATGAGCACAGCATTCACCTGTTCACAGCATGCTGGCCTCCATTTCTTTGCTCCTGTGGGAGCAGGGTGGTCTATCCCAAACTTGGCCTCTCCCTACCTTCCCACCAGGCTTCCAGCTGACCAGCGCCGTGGCTACAAAAACGTGTTTAATGCCCTGATTCGAATTGCCCGGGAAGAGGGCGTCCCTACACTATGGAGGGTGAGTGAAGGGGCTGGAGACTGGGGATGTGGGGTCAGGTCTTGGGCATTTCTGacttctcccccatcccccccaccccagggctgcaTCCCTACCATGGCTCGGGCCGTCGTCGTCAATGCTGCCCAGCTCGCCTCCTACTCGCAGTCCAAGCAGTTTTTACTGGACTCAGGTGAGACCCAGAGCtggggcctcagctcccagcctagCCTGGGCCAGCTCTGAGCTGACTGCCACCCCCTGCTCTGCCTCCTCCAGGCTACTTCTCTGACAACATCCTGTGCCACTTCTGTGCCAGCATGATCAGTGGCCTGGTCACCACTGCTGCCTCTATGCCTGTGGACATTGTCAAGACCCGGTGAGTATGCAGACCTGGGCCTGGAGAAGGACGGGAGAGCCCTCTTTATGTCTCTCATGCCCCTGCCTCCTCTCCTTCAGGATCCAGAACATGCGAATGATTGACGGGAAGCCGGAATACAAGAACGGGCTGGTGAGGAAGAAGGGCTAGGGGCTTGGGCTGCCGGATTGGATGccctgggagtgggggtgggggatagcTGGGTAAGAGGAAGAGGGTCCCAGAGGCCAGGTCCCAACCTCAGTGCCGTGCCTGCCTGGCTGTCTAGGATGTGCTGGTGAAGGTCGTCCGCTACGAGGGCTTCTTCAGTCTGTGGAAGGGCTTTACACCATACTATGCCCGCCTGGGTCCCCACACTGTCCTCACTTTCATCTTCTTGGAGCAGATGAACAAGGCCTACAAGCGTCTCTTCCTCAGTGGCTGAGGCGAGCGAGGGGCCTGGAGCTGCTGTGCCGGGGCTCCCACTCGCCCGCTGCTCCTACAGTCAGTGTGCCCCCCGGGGGACCTAGACTCTGCTGCCCTGGGCCCCGCTATTTATTTTCCCTCCACAGTATGGTTCCCTCCTCTGTGATAAGGGACTTGTGGTCTGTCCTGCCCCTGCTCCAGCTCGCCCTCCTTGCCCTAATCATCATGATCTCTCTGTCCCTGCCTGTGCCCTGCACAGAGGTGGGAAGCTCCCTGCAGATTCCTGGTCTCCTCTTGGGTATTAGTTTCAGGGCACATAGTACAGCAGAAGGCCCCCCCTTCTCagtggggaaaccaaggcagagCTGAGGGGACAGGAGAGAGCCGAAGCTGTCAAGATGATCAAAGGTCTGCAGTGGGAGGACATggcccttccttcctccacctcaCTGAGGACGTAATCAATAAATTGGATTGATGACACCACCCCCAAATCTGGAGAGCTGTGGGCACAGGAGGGGGAGGAGACTGGACAAAGAAGCGGATGCCCCTGGAGAACAGGAactggagtttttaaaaaaagttattaaagaaaaagtacCCGCTGTTTTTATGCAAATGTTATGTAAGTCAGTCGTGTTGCAGCAGCTGAAGGGTGAGAAAAACCCAAGCTCCAGGCCCTGTGTGTTGCTTCCTAGCCCCTCGTTCAAGAATACAACAGACGCCCAGGTCATCTCATGTAATCCCCAGGAAAAATCTCTGGGGTCTGGTGACTGTTTCTGCAGCCTGAAGAGGGAGGGAATAGAGTCTGAGAGGGGAAAGCTGACCTGTCGGGGGCAGAGTGGGCATGGAGCCGGGCCCCCAGAGCCTGGAGGCTTGATGTGGGCTGTACGCTGGGGAGAGTGACTgccttctccatttctttaggagatgTGTgactcccaggccctgccctcatggagcttaggaACCTCTTGGGGCATAAAAGGGCATAGGAAGGTCAATTGGAAGGAGGGCTGGGCGGCACGAGGCCTGAAGGTTTCTCCTGAGCCAGGACAGGGGACAGGCAGGCCAGGGGACAGACAGACGGCAGGTGGGAACTGTCACCTTGGCAGAACCTCGTCAGTAGAAGAAGTTGAGCTCAGCAGCCTGGCGGTGCAGCCGGgccctcccacctctgcctcttttcttaccCTCTCCATGCACATGCTGGCCTGGGCCACAGGGGCCGCTTTGAGACACTTGAAGCCTGGACCTTGTCCTTAAGGAGTGCCAAGTCCAGACGGGAGGATGACACAGGGAAACTGGGAGTCAGCAACAGACCGCTGCAGGGGGATGTGGGGCACCCGGGCCAGCCTGGGCGAGGGGAGACAGTGCACAGTACCCGACTGGCCAGGGAAGTGGGGCGGGGCAGCACTCCTGGCCCACTGAGAGCAAAGGCTTAGAGGAGAAACGCGGGGGAGCAGGTGACCTCTGCAAAGTTTGTAATagctggagcacaggctgtgaAGTGTCTGCTGTGGGAGGGGAAGCTGCACTGTTAGGTGGGTTGGTGCACGGAAATCCTCGATCGCCAAGCTCAGGAGTTGTCCTCTATCGGAAATAGTTCAGAGCAGGAGAAAGATGCGGTCAGGGTTTCAGGTTAGGAGGATTCTTCCTGCACCATCTGGAGGAAGGGGTCTCCATGGAGCCAGAAAGGCTCAGCCCTCACTCCCATTCTCTGGGCCCTAAGTGCTGGCTTGGGCTGGAGGCAGGAGAGAAAGCTCTGCCCAACGTGGTCAGGTGAATGGCAGAATTCATGGCACCAGGGGAGAGAACTGGGCTCCATCTGCCTTCCTCCTGGCCTGACAGCAGGAAACTGAGAGTAGTTCAGTAAAACCCACCAAGATGGTACTCACTGccaggccctcccctcccctgtcctgcTGCCCTGGGCAAAGCAGGAGAGCTGCGTTTCTGAGGCCACAGGTGCCAGGAGGCACCCACCTGTCCTAGTACTGCAGGTTGCAGGCAGATAGCCTCAGTAGTACCACTGAGCTCCCAGGAAACTTCTGGATCTTGAGCTGGAACTTGCTTGTGGTTGGCCTGGTGGGTGGTTACCCTTGGAGGAGGGAAAAGGCGGCCCAGGCAGGGGAAGTGCAGGCCAAGACTAGAGCTTTTGGGGGTGAGCAGTGCAACTAGGGTGGGGCAGCTGGGGCCTTGGGAATGCTGGTGACGGTGCCCCAGCCTCGTTTCCCTCTCCAAAAGAACgaacattctatttttaaattatttttatgatacaaataatatatgatggtggaaaaccagaaaatgctaagcagagaaatagaaaataaaaccaccCGTATTTATACCACCCAGAGACAATCAGAGCTCACATCGTGACATCTCTTCCCAAGTTTCCTTCAATACACGGATACATGTGAGAACTGTGCTATATtctgtttgttgtttgctttttcctaAAACTTCCCCAAAGTGATGGTAATAACCTAGTGTAGTGGTCTGGGAACCCCGCCGTCCATGCAGCATTAGGAGCTCTCTTTGTTCTGTGACCCACCCAACTTCTCCATCTCACTACCTCTCCAGATATGCTGGGTCTGGGATTGTGTGCCCGGGGTGTGCAGAGGAGGCTCCTGACAAAGAAGCAGTAACGAAGCCCTCCCCCGACCCTCTACTCTGTACCCACCCGCCCCCAGCTAGATCCCAATAGGAAAGCCCATCAGAGTCTCTCTCGAGGTCCCCAAACCACCCCCCCCTCAGAGGCTGTGGCCAGAGTACCTAACAGCCACTGTCCCCAGCAGGTCCTGGCCACGACCCATGCTCAGGGCTGAGGGCCGCCGTCCTGCCAGCAGAGGCCCCACACGGCCATTAGGCCGCACCCACAGGAAGAGGCTAGAGCGGAAAGTGGGGAGCGAGCCTTGGAGGAAAAGC from the Delphinus delphis chromosome 19, mDelDel1.2, whole genome shotgun sequence genome contains:
- the SLC25A11 gene encoding mitochondrial 2-oxoglutarate/malate carrier protein isoform X1 — protein: MAATASPGASGVNGKPRTSPKSVKFLFGGLAGMGATVFVQPLDLVKNRMQLSGEGAKTREYKTSFHALTSILRAEGLRGIYTGLSAGLLRQATYTTTRLGIYTVLFERLTGADGTPPGFLLKALIGMTAGATGAFVGTPAEVALIRMTADGRLPADQRRGYKNVFNALIRIAREEGVPTLWRGCIPTMARAVVVNAAQLASYSQSKQFLLDSGYFSDNILCHFCASMISGLVTTAASMPVDIVKTRIQNMRMIDGKPEYKNGLDVLVKVVRYEGFFSLWKGFTPYYARLGPHTVLTFIFLEQMNKAYKRLFLSG
- the SLC25A11 gene encoding mitochondrial 2-oxoglutarate/malate carrier protein isoform X2, which codes for MGARGRTPDSGIETANPFNGAGRETPKISLSGTGIIRGKGTEASTGDRKTSGRVGELKEVGLPARWAVFPAPGRGFPAKTVRPLPAMDAQDEGLPVLKGRLKERMGATVFVQPLDLVKNRMQLSGEGAKTREYKTSFHALTSILRAEGLRGIYTGLSAGLLRQATYTTTRLGIYTVLFERLTGADGTPPGFLLKALIGMTAGATGAFVGTPAEVALIRMTADGRLPADQRRGYKNVFNALIRIAREEGVPTLWRGCIPTMARAVVVNAAQLASYSQSKQFLLDSGYFSDNILCHFCASMISGLVTTAASMPVDIVKTRIQNMRMIDGKPEYKNGLDVLVKVVRYEGFFSLWKGFTPYYARLGPHTVLTFIFLEQMNKAYKRLFLSG